From one Mytilus edulis chromosome 1, xbMytEdul2.2, whole genome shotgun sequence genomic stretch:
- the LOC139505357 gene encoding uncharacterized protein yields MAFIKSKQREQYTINNMTMNIETKIEIDIKKDISDMICLMDGRVIVVEMRGKVNIFASDGKLQKQLPVPGEPFSVTQINQNTIAITYSGERAIKIFNMENETVTKVITLDKECYGLSFSNNSLAVGLSHNEIRIINLDGNTLKSIQMPLQNVSCLANLVYCNDRVTYSDYYGKAVYCVDESGKQIWQYKQNLSQPEGLCTDTYGNIIVTDYISHRIIVISKDGQDSKLLISEEDGLEYPRCICFKPNESSGFICDENGTYLAKFNLSS; encoded by the coding sequence ATGGCATTCATTAAATCTAAACAACGAGAACAATACACTATAAACAACATGACAATGAATATTGAGACAAAGATAGAGATCGACATAAAGAAGGATATTAGTGACATGATTTGTCTAATGGATGGAAGAGTTATAGTAGTGGAAATGAGAGGTAAAGTTAACATATTTGCTTCTGATGGCAAACTACAGAAACAATTACCAGTACCTGGTGAGCCCTTCAGTGTTACACAGATAAATCAGAACACTATAGCCATAACTTATTCTGGAGAGAGAGCCATTAAGATCTTCAATATGGAGAATGAAACAGTTACCAAAGTTATCACATTAGACAAAGAATGCTATGGTTTATCATTCTCCAATAATTCTCTGGCTGTAGGTTTGAGTCATAATGAAATCCGTATTATAAACTTAGACGGAAATACACTGAAGTCAATACAAATGCCACTTCAGAATGTATCATGCCTTGCTAACCTTGTTTACTGCAATGATAGAGTTACCTATAGTGACTATTATGGTAAAGCAGTATACTGTGTGGATGAATCAGGTAAACAGATCTGGCAATATAAACAGAATTTATCACAACCAGAAGGACTTTGTACAGATACATATGGTAACATTATTGTAACAGACTACATCTCTCATCGTATAATAGTAATATCAAAAGATGGACAGGATAGTAAATTACTGATTAGTGAAGAGGATGGACTGGAGTATCCTAGGTGTATTTGTTTTAAACCTAATGAGTCTTCAGGATTTATTTGTGATGAAAATGGCACATACTTAGCAAAGTTCAATTTATCTTCATAA